The nucleotide window GAGGCTGATGTAGCCGAATATCTTGATCCCAGTAACAATGATCAATTTCAACATCTTTTACTAACTGAGAGTGTTGGGGTCTCAGCCAACGAGTTGAACAATGTTTTATCTGGAAGCTTAGACGGCATGGGACAAGCTTTTATTGATGCGGGAGATGAGCATTCGGTGAATGAAGTATATCTCATATCACATGCTCTATTGGAAACAGGCAATGGCACATCTAATTTGGCGACCGGGATTGAAGTAGGCGAAAATAGCAACGGCAATGCACAAGTAGTTACTTCAGGTAACAGAAGCAATTTAAGTAATATCAGAACCACGTATAATACATTTGGAATTGGTGCAGCGGATCATGATGCGGAGACACTCGGGGCAATCTATGCCTATAATGAAGGATGGTTTTCTCCGGAAGAAGCCATCGTTGGTGGTGCAGCTTTTATTTCGCAGAGATATATCCACAATGATTATAATCAAAATACGCTATACAAGATGAGATGGAATCCTGCGAATCCCGGTTATCCGCAATATGCGACGGATATTGGATGGGCTGTAAAACAAGTCCCGCGCATTGAAAGTTTATATCAACAATTAGATAATCCTGACCTATACTTTGATATCCCTGAATATCAATAATCTGTGACTCCGGTGCATCACCGGAGTCATTTACTTAGCATTCGCTCACATTCCGAAAAAATTACATATTTTATCTATGATCTCCCATATAATTTCCAAGGTGCTGATCTATTGCCGTCTATAACAGTGTTTATTTTTAATTCGGTGATGAAATGTCTATGGAAGGCTCACAAATTGTCACCACCTTGTAGATTCTATGCTGAATTTGCAGTTTTCTTTTACATGTATTTTTGGTATGGTATACATGCATAATCAGTGGTTCTTCTGTTTAATATTAATGATTAAATGAACGGATATGTTTTAGTTATTTTCAGATATAGGAATTTATTTACAGTATCTAGTGGGAGAGATACGAATGCCGGATAACAGTGAATCGCGAAATCATAAATTTATTATCATACTGATTGACCTCTTCTGTATTTTGGCGGCGTATATAAGCGCATTTTATATTCGGTACAACGGATTCCCCGCGGAAAACTGGTCATCGTTTGTGGCGTTGTTGCCTTGGATTTTGTTGATCGGTTTATTCTTTATTTCCGTATATGAATTATATGCGTTGAGTCGTAAAAATACGATTTGGGATGTGCTATTGAAGATACTTATTGCGGTGTCTTTTATGGCTTTCTTAACGATGGCTGCTTCTTACTTGTTTAGAGAGTTTGCCCTTCCGCGTTCCATTATATTAATTGCCAGTATCTTCACGGTTTTATTCATGGTTTTTTGGAAATCACTATATTTAAAGTTCATTCGTCGCAATGTTGTCGGGAAAGTTCTTTTAATTGGAGATGGCGAAGAAGCGCAAAAAATGATGTCGAAAGTAAAACACCCGATGTTGCAAGGGACACGCGTCAAACACATCGAAGCCGATACTCCGATTGGGCTCGTGACATCTTTCTTTCGTCAAGTGGATTATGTTATTTTATGTCCCAACATCAGCAAAGAACAAAAATCGCAAATCATTTATCATGCGATGGAATGTAACAAAGTCGTTTACGTTATTCCGACCTTATATGAATTGCTCATGCAACGGTCGCAAGTGACGCCACTTGAAGATACGTTGGCCATGTCGGTAAAACCGTTCGGTTTGACGTGGGATGAAAAATTGATCAAACGAACGTTTGACATCCTCGCTTCCGGAGTGATTTTGCTGATCACTTCGCCTTTGTTGCTTTTGGTAACATTGGGCATAAAAATCGAAAGCCCGAAAGGCAGTATTATCTATAAGCAGGAGCGGCTCGGACAGGACGACAAAGCGTTTATGATCTATAAATTCCGTTCCATGATTGAAGGGGCGGAAAACGGCACCGGACCTACGTTATCGACAGAAAATGACAGCCGGATCACAAAAGTCGGGAAATGG belongs to Salicibibacter cibi and includes:
- a CDS encoding sugar transferase, whose product is MPDNSESRNHKFIIILIDLFCILAAYISAFYIRYNGFPAENWSSFVALLPWILLIGLFFISVYELYALSRKNTIWDVLLKILIAVSFMAFLTMAASYLFREFALPRSIILIASIFTVLFMVFWKSLYLKFIRRNVVGKVLLIGDGEEAQKMMSKVKHPMLQGTRVKHIEADTPIGLVTSFFRQVDYVILCPNISKEQKSQIIYHAMECNKVVYVIPTLYELLMQRSQVTPLEDTLAMSVKPFGLTWDEKLIKRTFDILASGVILLITSPLLLLVTLGIKIESPKGSIIYKQERLGQDDKAFMIYKFRSMIEGAENGTGPTLSTENDSRITKVGKWIRATRLDELPQLFNVFKGDMSLVGPRPEREFFIKQLSEQYYHYSYRNTVKPGITGYAQIMGKYSTEADDKLRFDLYYIRNYSFWLDIIILLKTFAVVFDMSKTEGTTEKKSTSSMEKKNKATFNNQ